CTGCTTCGCCCACCCCGGCGGGGGAAAGGCCACGGTGGAGCTTTCGGCCGGCGAGGCGAAGCGCCTCGCCGAGGACCTGGCAAAGGCGCGATAGGCCTCCGGGGCCGCGATCACGACCCGGCTGGTCTTCAGGAATCCTTTTTTGAGCGTTTTTTGCGCACCGAAAAGCCGAAGGCCCCGAGCGGCTTCGTCACCGAGCAGTAATGCCCGTGATTATAGCAGAGCAGCCCCGCCCTCTCGAGGTGGAACTTGCCCTTCGAGTCGATCAGCGACTCCTCGGCGTGCACGGCCAGCACCTCGGCCAGAAAGAGATGGTGGCTCCCCAGCGGCATGACCTCTTTCACCCGGCACTCGATACAGACCGGGCATTCGGCGATAAGCGGTGCCGCGACGTGCCGGCCCGGCCTTCGAGAAAGCCTTGCCGCCGCGAATTTGTCGATACGCGAGCCGGATTTCACGCCGCAGAAGTCCACGGCGCGGGCAAGCTCCGCCGTGGGAAGGTTGACGACGAACTCGCCCGACTCCTTTATCAACCGGTACGAATGACGCTCGGGACGCAGCGAGATCGAGAGCATCGCCGGCTCGGTGCAGACGGTCCCTGCCCACGAAACGGTAAGCACGTTCTCCTCCCCGCGGCAATGCGAGCTCACCAGCACGGCCGGCGCGGGATACAGCATGGTGCCCGGCTTCCAGACGACTTTCGACATGTATCCTCCTTGCAATTCGCCGATTAAAACCATAGTACGCCAAAGACCGCTGCGCATTCGAAGGACGCCGCTTTTCGAGGTACTCCCAGCGTATTATATTCCCGAAAAATTCAGGAAATTGATAGTGCGCCGAAATGGACCGGTGAATCAAGGAGAAAACCGGCCATATAACTGAACGTGGTTCATTGGAATATTCACCGGCCGCAGTATTCTTTATTGACAAATTACAAAAATAATTACATAGCACACTATCGATGTTTTGTTGCATGTCGTTCCGCCGTCCGGTACCGGCCATTGCGTGTCGGGAGATCTGCAAACTCCCGCCGCAATGCATCATCATTTTACGACGCAGCAGAAGGAGCCAACAATGTCATCCAAAAAGCGCCCCGATAATCCGATAACCAGCACACATCATTCGGAGATATTCACCCGCCTCATGGCAAACAATCACCGGCGGCTCTTCTTCTCGGCGATAGTCCTCATTGGCATCTCCAACATCTCGGCAGTCGCAATCAAAGCGGCCGGGATCGGGTCCCAATATCTGACATACGACATCATCGCGGTCGAGCTGCTGCTGTGCTCGGTCATTCTCGCCTCCACATGGCTTGTCATCAAGGTCGCGAAGGATTCACCTGTGTCAATGTACCTGGCCATTACCGGCGTAACGCTGACTTTTTGGGTCTTTCAGTACTTTATCTACGGGACCAAGGAGATGTCCGCAACGCACTTTCTCCCGCTGGCGCTCAGCGTTTTCTACTTCAACACGCGTGTGCCGCTGTACACGCTGGTACTGGTACTAATCTCGCAGACGACGCTGTTCGTCGTGCGTCCGGAGCTCCTTCCGGGCGGCCCGGGGTCGAGCCTCGCGGTCCGATACATCATCTATATAATGCTTGGAATCGTGTCCTCGCTCGGCGCGCGCGCCACGCGCGACCTCATGATGCTCTCCATACAGAAGACCGGCGAGGCGAACAAGAGCCTGGAGGCGATCCGGCTTATGGCCGGCACCGTGGACCGCTCGGTCGGCATGCTGTCCGAGGAGTCGCGCTCCCAGGACGCCGTGGTCTCCGAAATCCATCAGCGCACGCAGACCCAGGCCGCCTCCCTTGAGGAGATTTCCGCCTCCATCGAGGAGCTCTCGAGCAACGCCGAATCCATCACCAACACGGCGCGCACACTGGTGGAGGAGATGGGCATCACCTCCGAGTCGATCAACGATCTTCAGAAGGTGTACGACAAGATACAGACCGGCTCGTCGAGCATCATCACCACCATCAACAACGTCAAGAGCTACTCGCACGACTCGTTCGGCAGGATGGAAAACACGCTGGGGAAATTCCGCG
The nucleotide sequence above comes from Spirochaetota bacterium. Encoded proteins:
- a CDS encoding methyl-accepting chemotaxis protein encodes the protein MSSKKRPDNPITSTHHSEIFTRLMANNHRRLFFSAIVLIGISNISAVAIKAAGIGSQYLTYDIIAVELLLCSVILASTWLVIKVAKDSPVSMYLAITGVTLTFWVFQYFIYGTKEMSATHFLPLALSVFYFNTRVPLYTLVLVLISQTTLFVVRPELLPGGPGSSLAVRYIIYIMLGIVSSLGARATRDLMMLSIQKTGEANKSLEAIRLMAGTVDRSVGMLSEESRSQDAVVSEIHQRTQTQAASLEEISASIEELSSNAESITNTARTLVEEMGITSESINDLQKVYDKIQTGSSSIITTINNVKSYSHDSFGRMENTLGKFRVLEERGANMANFIQVINEIADRVNLLALNASIEAARAGEHGRGFAVVANEVSKLADATSQNSSEIEKLIRENRDLLNSSRVSLEESAGMLDRLNNAITEITREITEVGGLLSDIGNTVKIITSLNNRISLTSNSIESSISEQQSATMESNKTVLLISESAQEVVNFASRISDSSSAIRKLSEELGEMTRDMKA
- a CDS encoding flavin reductase family protein, with the protein product MSKVVWKPGTMLYPAPAVLVSSHCRGEENVLTVSWAGTVCTEPAMLSISLRPERHSYRLIKESGEFVVNLPTAELARAVDFCGVKSGSRIDKFAAARLSRRPGRHVAAPLIAECPVCIECRVKEVMPLGSHHLFLAEVLAVHAEESLIDSKGKFHLERAGLLCYNHGHYCSVTKPLGAFGFSVRKKRSKKDS